The following coding sequences lie in one Palaeococcus ferrophilus DSM 13482 genomic window:
- a CDS encoding aromatic amino acid transport family protein has translation MRKSEALAVLIGTQIGAGVLGLPYAAKEVGLIPSLLVLTGIMLLMLFTARIVLDFSARMGGAQLSTVARKMLGRGGGLLMFVSITFMSFGALLAYIAGMGSVFAGLFGVAPKIGALIFWVLASLIIYLGLEASGKSELAMSLAMLILFMAVGVMLLPRGRLENATYSSASSLWKIVGVSIFALGCHTVIPDVYKSLGSYGDTKRLLTWAFVIPTAIYALFMASFLLVFGKETPQIATQALESLFGRAGFLVGNLIPLFAITTSYIGIALAQLSNVEEYLGMDRKLAWAITVLPPLLVYLSGVGDFVSVLGLAGDTGDLVAFIVLPIVLYITHRLGFATLEGEAEAG, from the coding sequence TTTGCCCTACGCGGCCAAGGAAGTGGGTTTAATCCCATCGCTTCTCGTGCTCACGGGGATAATGCTTCTCATGCTCTTCACGGCCAGAATCGTCCTCGATTTCTCGGCAAGGATGGGCGGAGCGCAGCTGAGCACCGTGGCCAGGAAAATGCTCGGGAGGGGCGGCGGCCTTTTAATGTTCGTCAGCATAACCTTCATGAGCTTCGGTGCCCTCCTTGCCTACATAGCGGGCATGGGAAGCGTGTTCGCGGGCCTCTTTGGGGTCGCTCCAAAAATCGGGGCCCTTATCTTCTGGGTCTTGGCATCTCTCATCATATACCTCGGCCTCGAGGCCAGCGGGAAGAGCGAGCTCGCCATGAGCCTCGCGATGCTCATCCTCTTCATGGCCGTTGGTGTAATGCTCCTCCCGAGGGGAAGGCTTGAGAACGCCACCTACTCGAGCGCATCGTCCCTCTGGAAGATTGTGGGCGTGTCAATATTCGCCCTCGGCTGCCACACGGTCATCCCCGACGTTTACAAGAGCCTCGGAAGCTACGGGGACACAAAGAGACTCCTCACCTGGGCCTTCGTCATACCCACCGCCATCTACGCGCTCTTTATGGCCTCCTTCCTCCTCGTCTTCGGGAAGGAAACGCCCCAGATAGCCACGCAGGCCCTGGAGAGCCTTTTCGGAAGGGCTGGCTTCCTCGTCGGCAACCTAATCCCCCTCTTCGCCATAACGACCAGCTACATCGGGATAGCCCTCGCCCAGCTCAGCAACGTTGAGGAGTACCTCGGCATGGACAGAAAGCTCGCGTGGGCAATAACCGTCCTCCCGCCCCTTTTGGTGTACCTCTCCGGCGTCGGCGACTTCGTGAGCGTTTTGGGACTGGCGGGGGACACGGGTGACCTGGTGGCCTTCATAGTGCTCCCCATAGTCCTCTACATAACCCACAGGCTCGGTTTCGCCACCCTTGAAGGGGAGGCCGAGGCCGGTTGA
- a CDS encoding fumarylacetoacetate hydrolase family protein, giving the protein MVRLPFRDGFYELRPSKIVCLGRNYAEHARELGHEVPKEPVVFLKPPSALIGPGDPIILPRMSKHVDHEVELAVIIGERAKRVPAEKAMDYVLGYTILLDITARDLQWEAKKKGLPWTIAKGFDTFAPVGPRVVDKRELKIDDLEIGLKVNGEVKQLARTSEMIFKVPDIIEYVSGIMTLEPGDVIATGTPAGVGPLRHGDHIEAWIEGIGKVEFDVLSEGSILC; this is encoded by the coding sequence ATGGTCCGCCTCCCCTTCCGCGACGGTTTTTACGAGCTCCGCCCGAGCAAGATAGTGTGTCTTGGAAGGAACTACGCCGAGCACGCGAGGGAATTAGGCCACGAGGTTCCTAAGGAGCCTGTGGTATTCCTCAAGCCGCCGAGCGCCCTTATAGGTCCTGGAGACCCGATAATCCTCCCCAGGATGAGCAAGCACGTTGACCACGAGGTCGAGCTTGCAGTCATCATCGGAGAGAGGGCAAAGCGCGTTCCTGCCGAGAAGGCCATGGACTACGTCCTGGGCTACACTATCCTGCTCGACATAACCGCCCGCGACCTTCAGTGGGAGGCCAAGAAGAAGGGGCTCCCCTGGACGATAGCTAAGGGCTTCGACACATTCGCCCCCGTCGGGCCGAGGGTTGTCGATAAGCGCGAGTTGAAGATAGACGACCTTGAAATCGGCCTCAAGGTAAACGGCGAGGTGAAGCAGCTGGCAAGGACGAGCGAGATGATATTCAAAGTCCCGGATATAATCGAGTACGTCTCGGGTATAATGACCCTCGAGCCCGGAGACGTAATAGCTACCGGAACGCCGGCCGGTGTGGGCCCGCTGAGGCACGGCGACCACATTGAGGCCTGGATAGAGGGAATTGGGAAGGTTGAGTTCGACGTTCTGAGTGAGGGCTCGATACTCTGCTGA
- a CDS encoding ABC transporter permease has translation MNPRAIKGIVLKDLRETRREKMVLFWIFVFPLMWVTLMGSLWGGPGSPVTVDVGVVQPEGNFSTLIIGVMENATLNGASLFDVRQFPNASAGLGALKRGSIKALVLFPSDFDANISSGLQGRVLVYFDKTDPQNYQIVSSIIRSFFSEVGREFRERKMELMMGYIPREYFETYNVSEEHIKEYFLATAEPVVLEERSIHTETGRGIKFYVTSFIGIQFLFATMLMMGGSVLEEIDKGTLRRIAASPTTPWDFLLGKSLSTFTTITVSILIGIAYARVVFGSTLFPSPFGWLVIFTAAMFSMGLGLAIAMLTRSERSTTAVVNLVSMPLLFLAGIVIPESVLPGWARPIAHYFPLGRALKVLRLSDIYGRPPGELMGDFTYVLVWSVVMAVFAVASYAWAVKRME, from the coding sequence ATGAACCCACGGGCCATCAAGGGCATAGTACTCAAGGATCTGAGGGAGACGAGGCGCGAGAAAATGGTGCTTTTCTGGATATTCGTCTTCCCCCTGATGTGGGTCACGCTCATGGGAAGCCTCTGGGGTGGCCCGGGTTCGCCGGTAACTGTGGACGTTGGCGTCGTCCAGCCAGAAGGGAACTTTTCCACCCTCATAATAGGAGTTATGGAGAACGCAACCCTCAACGGAGCATCCCTCTTCGACGTTAGGCAGTTTCCCAACGCTTCCGCGGGCCTTGGGGCGTTGAAGCGCGGCAGTATAAAAGCCCTCGTCCTTTTTCCGTCGGATTTTGACGCCAACATAAGCTCCGGACTGCAGGGGAGGGTCCTGGTATATTTCGATAAAACCGACCCCCAGAACTACCAGATAGTCAGCTCCATAATCAGGAGCTTCTTCTCCGAGGTCGGGAGGGAGTTCAGGGAGCGGAAGATGGAGTTGATGATGGGCTATATCCCGAGGGAGTACTTTGAGACGTACAACGTCTCGGAGGAGCATATTAAGGAGTATTTCCTCGCGACTGCCGAGCCCGTAGTGCTCGAGGAAAGGAGCATCCACACCGAGACCGGGAGAGGGATAAAGTTCTACGTGACGAGCTTCATCGGGATACAGTTCCTCTTCGCCACGATGCTCATGATGGGGGGTTCCGTGCTCGAGGAGATAGACAAGGGCACCCTCAGGAGGATAGCGGCCTCGCCAACGACTCCCTGGGACTTTCTCCTTGGAAAGAGCCTCTCGACGTTCACGACCATAACCGTGAGCATACTCATAGGAATAGCCTACGCAAGGGTGGTTTTCGGCTCAACGCTTTTCCCGAGCCCCTTCGGCTGGCTGGTGATATTCACGGCCGCCATGTTCTCAATGGGCCTTGGACTGGCCATAGCGATGCTCACGAGGAGCGAGAGGTCAACGACAGCCGTTGTAAACCTCGTCTCCATGCCCCTTCTGTTCTTAGCTGGCATAGTCATCCCCGAGAGCGTACTGCCGGGATGGGCGCGGCCGATAGCCCACTACTTCCCCCTCGGCAGGGCGCTGAAGGTACTGAGGCTCTCCGACATCTACGGGAGGCCGCCGGGGGAGCTCATGGGGGACTTCACCTACGTGCTGGTGTGGAGCGTCGTTATGGCGGTATTCGCGGTGGCCAGCTACGCGTGGGCCGTAAAAAGGATGGAGTGA
- a CDS encoding ABC transporter ATP-binding protein: MMALRIKGLRKRYGDFEALKGLDLEVREGEILALLGPNGAGKTTLIRILAEGLAYNTGEVRVFGKSLSRETRRLIGYIPQESIAYDLLTVRENLEFYADLYNASRERIGELIELFSLPERKKAKELSGGFKRRLNLAIALLYEPELLILDEPTTGLDVPSRREFWEIIRRFRDEGKTVLLATHYMEEAEELAERVAVMNEGKVIATETPDELKRLIGEESIITIRGLLKGLGGIGYPFVEKGDEVRVRVRNPREALPEIVEILVKAGSRVKEIKVEEPTLEDVFIKLTGRGLE, translated from the coding sequence ATGATGGCGCTCAGGATAAAGGGTCTTAGGAAACGCTATGGTGACTTCGAGGCCCTGAAGGGCCTTGACCTCGAAGTTCGCGAGGGGGAGATACTCGCCCTTCTCGGCCCAAACGGGGCCGGTAAAACAACCCTCATAAGGATTCTGGCGGAGGGGCTGGCCTACAACACCGGCGAGGTCAGGGTGTTCGGAAAGTCCCTTTCAAGGGAAACGAGGAGGCTCATAGGCTACATCCCGCAGGAGAGCATAGCCTACGACCTGCTTACGGTGAGGGAGAACCTCGAATTCTACGCCGACTTATACAACGCCTCCCGGGAGAGGATAGGGGAGCTCATCGAGCTTTTCTCCCTGCCCGAGAGAAAGAAGGCGAAGGAACTGAGCGGCGGTTTTAAGAGGCGCCTGAACTTGGCGATTGCCCTCCTGTACGAACCAGAACTCTTGATTCTGGACGAGCCGACGACGGGACTGGACGTGCCGTCGAGGCGGGAGTTCTGGGAGATCATACGGAGGTTCAGGGACGAGGGGAAGACCGTTCTCCTCGCGACCCACTACATGGAGGAGGCCGAGGAACTCGCCGAGAGAGTGGCGGTGATGAACGAGGGGAAGGTCATCGCGACCGAAACACCCGATGAGCTGAAGAGGCTCATCGGGGAGGAGAGCATAATAACGATCAGGGGGCTCTTGAAGGGGCTGGGAGGCATAGGCTACCCATTCGTTGAAAAGGGAGACGAGGTGAGGGTTCGCGTGAGAAACCCAAGGGAGGCTTTGCCAGAAATAGTGGAAATCCTTGTGAAAGCCGGGAGCAGGGTGAAGGAGATTAAAGTTGAGGAGCCGACGCTCGAGGACGTCTTCATAAAGCTTACCGGGAGGGGACTGGAATGA
- a CDS encoding phosphate signaling complex PhoU family protein, which produces MRKLLDIGKEQLKKLINEMGNEALNSLKDARNSLGGEFNSTEEISSKLHLLRNEVLDIATELLVRYSPVASDLRFIQSSIDVSYDLYRISRYAMEIERTAKIVGAEESELLREGFELTVGAVKTAIEAFENLDEVSAGKLLEIDNRIDDLYIQSLENLKSSASSPVEALIMRHLERISDHAKEIGARVVYVKEGKRV; this is translated from the coding sequence ATGAGGAAACTCCTTGATATTGGTAAGGAACAGCTCAAAAAGCTGATAAACGAGATGGGGAACGAGGCTCTCAACTCCCTAAAGGACGCTAGAAACAGTCTCGGGGGAGAGTTCAACTCAACGGAGGAGATATCGAGCAAGCTCCACCTTCTCAGGAACGAGGTTCTCGATATAGCAACCGAGCTCCTCGTGAGGTACTCACCGGTTGCCAGTGATCTGCGCTTCATCCAGAGCTCGATAGACGTCTCCTACGACCTCTACCGGATTTCGCGCTATGCCATGGAGATAGAGAGGACTGCGAAGATAGTCGGAGCCGAGGAGAGCGAGCTCCTCAGGGAGGGCTTTGAGCTGACTGTTGGGGCCGTTAAAACTGCAATAGAGGCCTTTGAGAACCTCGATGAAGTCTCGGCCGGAAAGCTCCTGGAGATAGACAACAGGATAGACGACCTCTACATCCAATCACTGGAGAACCTGAAAAGCTCGGCCTCTTCTCCAGTTGAGGCCCTCATAATGCGCCACCTGGAGAGGATAAGCGACCACGCAAAGGAAATAGGGGCGAGAGTCGTTTACGTGAAGGAAGGGAAGAGGGTGTGA